Genomic window (Cellulosilyticum lentocellum DSM 5427):
AAATTCCCTAGTTTAATAATAAAGACCTAGAACGCCACTCTCCCCTTTACTCAATGTTCTAGGTCCTTATTTATGCTATTGTAAAGGAATCTCCACTCCTTCAATCACTATACTTTGTACTTCTTCTATATTGATAAAATCATATACCAGCAAATCGCTGGCACTATCTATAGTCGGTGTTTTAATCCCTTCTGTTAATCCTTCTACTTTACTTAAATTATGTCCCTCTTTATTTTCTCCACTTCTCACTACATTATAATACATATTAAATTTTATATTGCGTGTATTCATCCCCGTATTATTTAAATCAATTTTTGTACCGTCTTTCATTTTCAAATAAACTTCTTGTAAAGCTTCTATCTTTTTAGAACCTTTATAGCCTTCTAGAGTAGCGCCTAATGCTGATACTTCTACTTTTGTAATAGTTAACTTTTGTTTTTCGTTTTTAATGGTTTGACTCATATGTCTTGTTTTAGTCTGACTATTTTTATCCAGTTGAAACTCTACTTGCCACTTACCATCTAGGACATTTTCAAAATAATTATTCCCTACTTTAAATTTAAGATAAGGTAAGTCTTCTTTTTTAAACTGATTAAATACGTAGTAGTCTTTATTTAATGCTTCTTTCTCACTCCAATAGTGCTCACTCTGAGAAGGTTCATAGCTTTGGCCGGTTCTTTCATCTATCATTTCTATATACGTACTTTGATTTTCTATATTCACTTGATCATAATAACTTGTAATCAGTTCTATTCCTGTATCGCTAACATAAAAAGCATCTAGTTTTATTTCCTTAAAATCCTCGACTAGAATTTGATTAAGTCCTAAAGCACTTGTATAGCTTTTCCAAGGCTGTTTTATTTCTATTGGTGTTAGCTCCTCTAGTTTTATATCAGATACTTTGGACAAATTTCTCCATACTCTTATGCCACTTGCTTCTAGTGTTAGCTTTTGACCATATAACTGCTGGTTAGATGATAAATCTATGATACAATTCAGCTGCTTTTTATCTTCAGATAAACTGCTTTGTACTCCCCAGCCCATACTACCTGGTCTTTCTGTTTGTACTTGCATTTGTTTTACTTCACTACCCTCTTCGAAGGTACCTCCATCATCTTTAGTAAAGCTTGCTATAAACAATCCGGATTTTTTATCAATTAAAGCTCCTTCAGCAGTAAAAGTTAAGCCTTCAGCACTCATACTTTTTTCAATAGGTTGTACTTGATCTTTAAACGGAAAAAACTCACCAAATATATCTTTTAAAGTAGGATTATAATTAACTGCTGCTACAGTTCCTACAACTAAAGCTGCTGCTACTAACGGAATCAGTATTCTCTTTGTAAGCTGTCCTCTACCTCCTTTTCGCTTAGCCCCATTACTTCTCTCATTTGTTTCTAAATGTATACTGTTGTTCTCTTTATATGTTTCATCAGGTACGCGCTTATCCTCTGACATTTTCCCTATATTCCTAGTTGCTAAAGCTTTTATGCGATCTATTGAAACCTGTGGTACTTCCCTTATTTCTGCCTCATCCATAACCTCTTCCATTAAATCCTCTTGTATATCTTCCATAAGCTCAGTTAACTTCTTATTCATATGCCACACCCCTTTCTTTCAGTGCACGTTCTAGCTTCTTCTTTCCCCTAAACAGCTTAGTTCCTACTGTCTGTACGTTTAAATGAAGGATTTCTGCTATGTCGATTATTTTTTCCATATAGAAATATCTTCTTATAAAAATTTCTCTATCCGGCTCTGGCAATGTATTAAGTGCTGCCAACACTAGCTTATTGTCCTCTTCCTGCACTAAGCTATCTTCTGGGGTTTCATAATCTATACTGTCTTCTTCTAATGGGATGAACTCCCTTCTTCCTTTACTTCTCATGAGATTAATAGTATGGTTTCTAGCCATCGCACCTAGATAAGCTTTAAGCTTTCCTGTTTCTATCTCTAATGTTCTTTGCTTCTGCCAAACTTTAATAAATACGTCTGCACAGAGTTCTTCTATCTCTGTTGTTTGTAACATACCTGATGAAACTTTCATAATAACCCGTACTAAATAAGCCCCATACTCATCTATTAACTGCTCATAGCAAATCATATCGCCACTTTGTATGCCTTTTATGATTTCTTCTTCCTTCATGTTGTCCTCCTCTAATTTTCTCTTATACTTATATAGACAACTACGATAGTTACTTCATTCCCTATTTATAAAAAAATAATACGATTAATTCAAGCATATTTTACCATATATTCCTGTACTGCAATTTTAAAGCTTATCGCTTATTTTTTGTGCTAAAAAAGGCATCCTTTTCTTAGGATGCCTTGCTATAATCTCTATATTAGATATTATTTGTTCTACAAATCTTCCACTTCACTTACTGCTCTCTCTTTCTGATTACTATGCTCATTCCTGAAGGCATTTCACTATTCTCATTTTGCTCTGCCTCCTCTAGTGCCTTAAGCAATTGACCATTTACTATATCCTCAGGAGTTACATTATCAATCATAACCAACATTTCTTTGGTTTCAGAAAATAATCCATAGCTTTTAAACTCATAACCTTCTTCCTTTAAGATAACATAAGACTCT
Coding sequences:
- a CDS encoding DUF4179 domain-containing protein, giving the protein MNKKLTELMEDIQEDLMEEVMDEAEIREVPQVSIDRIKALATRNIGKMSEDKRVPDETYKENNSIHLETNERSNGAKRKGGRGQLTKRILIPLVAAALVVGTVAAVNYNPTLKDIFGEFFPFKDQVQPIEKSMSAEGLTFTAEGALIDKKSGLFIASFTKDDGGTFEEGSEVKQMQVQTERPGSMGWGVQSSLSEDKKQLNCIIDLSSNQQLYGQKLTLEASGIRVWRNLSKVSDIKLEELTPIEIKQPWKSYTSALGLNQILVEDFKEIKLDAFYVSDTGIELITSYYDQVNIENQSTYIEMIDERTGQSYEPSQSEHYWSEKEALNKDYYVFNQFKKEDLPYLKFKVGNNYFENVLDGKWQVEFQLDKNSQTKTRHMSQTIKNEKQKLTITKVEVSALGATLEGYKGSKKIEALQEVYLKMKDGTKIDLNNTGMNTRNIKFNMYYNVVRSGENKEGHNLSKVEGLTEGIKTPTIDSASDLLVYDFINIEEVQSIVIEGVEIPLQ
- a CDS encoding RNA polymerase sigma factor; the protein is MKEEEIIKGIQSGDMICYEQLIDEYGAYLVRVIMKVSSGMLQTTEIEELCADVFIKVWQKQRTLEIETGKLKAYLGAMARNHTINLMRSKGRREFIPLEEDSIDYETPEDSLVQEEDNKLVLAALNTLPEPDREIFIRRYFYMEKIIDIAEILHLNVQTVGTKLFRGKKKLERALKERGVAYE